Part of the Gemmatimonadota bacterium genome, CTATCCGACCCATCAGGAGATTCGTCGCATGAACATGGATATTGGCCACATCTTTGCGCAGAGCCCCGCGTTCGCGAAGGGCATCTGGTTCACGCTCGCCGTGATGTCGCTCTGGTCGCTGACCGTCGCGTTCGGCAAGTGGTGGAACCTGCGCAAGGCCCAGAAGGAGACGCTCAAGTTCGCGCCCGAGTTCTCGCAGTTCCTCGAGGAGGACAACCTCTCCGAGGCGATCAACCTCGCGCAGTCGTACAAGAAGTCGCACGTCGCCCGCGTCCTCGGTGGCGCGCTCGATGAGGTCAAGCCGCTCATCCTCGATGGCTCGGTCACCGTCTCCGACATCAACTCGGCCGAGCGCGCCGTCGAGCGCAACATGCTCGTCGAGATCGTCTCGCTGAAGCGCGGCCTCGCGGTCCTCGCGACGGTCGGATCGACCTCGCCGTTCGTCGGCCTCCTCGGCACCGTGTTCGGCATCATCAACGCCTTCGCCGCCATGGGCACGTCGGGCTCGACCGGCATCGCCGCGATCACGATCGGCATCGCCGAGGCGCTCATCGCGACCGGCTTCGGCCTCCTCGTCGCCATCCCGGCGGTGTGGTTCTACAACTACTTCCAGACCAAGATCGACAACCTCACTTCGGAGATGACCTACGTCTCGAAGGAGATGATCGACTACCTGATCAAGGGCGTCTCGGGCGAGTTCGGCCGTTCGCGCTTCACCCGTGAGTTCTCGACGAAGGCCGGCGGCAACGCCCCGATCTCGCAGTAATCTCCTCGACGATCCCAGGAGGGATTCGCGATGGGTATGTCAGTCAACGCCGGGGGCGGCGTCAAGGCAGAGCCGAACGTCGTCCCCATGATCGACGTGATGCTGGTGCTCCTCATCATCTTCATGGTGGTGACGCCGGCGGTCGCGACGGGCTTCACCGCCGAGCCGCCCTCGGGCATCAACCTGAAGGCGCACCCCGAGGCCGACGAGGATCAGATCCTCGGCATCGACAAGTTCGGGCAGTACTTCCTGAACAAGCAGCCGATCGCCAACGAGACGCTGGGTGATGCCCTGAAGAACATCTACACCGTCCGGACGGTCGACCAGATCCTCTACCTCAAGGCCGACAAGGGCCTCGAGTACGGGAAGATCCTCGACGCGATGGACATCGCCTCGAAGAATGGCGTCCGCGTGGTCGCCGCGATCACGGACCAGACGCCAGGGACCGAATCCTCGGTGGCGGGTGACGAGATCAAGCAACCCACCAAGACGCCGTAAGGGAGCCGACCATGGGAATGAGCGTAGGAAATGACCACGGTGGGCTGAACAACGAGCCGAACGTCGTGCCGATGATCGACATCATGCTCGTGCTGCTGATCATCTTCATGATCATGCAGCCCATGATGCGCAAGGCGATCGACCTCCAGCTGCCCGATCCGCAGCCGGCGGTGGTCACGGCGAACAACGCCTCCGACCAGATCGTGCTCGAGGTCCTGCCCGACGGCTGGTTCGCGGTCAACCGTGACTCGGTCAAGAAGGAAGGCCTCGGTGCGCGGCTCAAGGAGGTCTATGACCCGCGGCCGGAGAAGATCATGTTCATCAAGGGGCATCCGTCCGTGCAGTACCAGGACGTGATCTTCGCGATGGACGTCGCCCGTGGTTCGGGCGTCAAGGTCATCGGCGTCACGCCGAAGGACACGCAGTAAGCGCCTCGGTCCCCGGGGCAGATACGGCGGACGAACCTTTCCAGGCTCGTCCGCCGTATTACTTCAGGAGCCTGACTCGGGAACGCGCCGACCCGTTCGCCCCTTTCATTCCCAGATGAGCACCACCGACCTCACGCCCGCTGGCTTCCCCAAGCGCCCGATCCGGCCCCTCCACGGGATCCCGGACCGTGACCCGCGCGGGCGTGCGGGGCTCGTCTTGTCGACGCTCTTCCATCTGCTGATCGTGGTGCTGCTGGTCCTCCCTCCGATCATCGCCACGTCGGTCGTGTTCGACGAGACCACGGGCGGCGGCGGTCCCGGTCCGGCCGGCGGTGGCGGTGGGGGGCGTGGCGGGACCGGCGGCGAGGAGATCAAGCCGGAGAAGCTTCGATATCTCCAGGTGGCGCCCATTCCGAAGGTCTCCCCGTCCGCGATCCCGCCCGTCGTCCCACCGCCGCCGAAGCCGCCGGAGCCGACCAAGCAGCCGGACCCGACGCCAACGCCGCCCACACCGACCCCGCAGCCGGCGGAGACGCCCTCCAGTGGCCCGACCACCCCGACCCCAGGCGCGGGCGGTGGTACGGGCCACGATGGCAGTGGTGGCAACGGGCCGGGGAGTGGTGGTGGCGTCGGGTCCGGCGTCGGAACGGGGCGCGGGTCCGGGGTGGGGCCTGGCACCGGTGGTGGGCCGGGTGAGATCTCACCGGCCCGCGTGACCGATCTCGCCATCCTGCCGATCCCCGTGCCGAACAAGGTCAAGCCATACGATATGGTCGCCGTGTTCGAGGTGGACGAACGCGGCGTTGGCAGGCTCATCGCCTTCAATCCGTCGCGCGACAGCGGATACAACAAGAAGATCCGCGAGATGCTCGCGTCGGTCCGGTTCCGTCCCGCCGTGCGGCCGGATGGCACGCCGGTGCGCGACACCGTATCGATCCAAGCCTCCGCGCGCTGACTGGTCCGGCGAACCGGGGGCGCGTAGCTTCCCCGGATGAATTCGCTCTGGGCTCGCAAGCCGATCGCTGACGCCGTCCCCGAAGGGCACGAAGGCAAGGGGATGCAGCGCACCCTCGGCACCAAGGACCTCATCGCGCTCTCCATCGGCGCGGTCATCGGTGCCGGCATCTTCTCCACGCTGGGGACCGCCGCGGCCGGTTCGATCGGCCCGAACGGCGAGATCCTGCGCTATGGCGCGGGACCCGCGCTGATCTTCTCCTTCCTGCTGCTCGGCGCGGTCTGCACCCTCGCCGCGCTCTGCTATGCCGAACTCGCGGCGATGATCCCCCAGGCCGGTTCGGCCTACGCGTACAGCTACGCCTCCTTCGGCGAACTCGTCGCCTGGATCATCGGCTGGGACCTCATCCTCGAGTACGCCGTCGGCAACGTCGCCGTCGCGATCTCGTGGAGCGGTTACTTCAACTCGCTCATCTCGCCGTTCGTGGAGCTGCCCGGCTGGCTCACGCACGGCTACTGGCAGGTCGCGGCGAGCAGCAACCCGGAGATCCACGGCCTCCTCGACACCGCGCCGCGGCTCGCCGGCATCCCGATCCTCGTGAACGTCCCGGCCTTCGTGATCGTCATGCTGATCACCTGGCTGCTCGTGATCGGCGTGCGCGAGAGCGCCCGCGCGAATGCGATCATGGTCGGCATCAAGCTGCTCGTGCTGGCGCTGTTCGTGATCGTCGGCTCGCAGCACATCGACACGGCGAACTACACGCCGTTCGCGCCCAACGGCTTCCGGGGCATCCACCAGGGCGCGGCGATCGTCTTCTTCGCCTACATCGGCTTCGACGCCATCTCCACGGCGGCGGAGGAGGTGAAGGACCCGCAGCGGACCATGCCCCGCGGGCTCCTCTGGGGCCTCGGCATCTGCACCCTCATCTATGTGATCGTCGGCGCGGTCGCCACCGGCCTCGTACCCTACCAGCAGCTCGCCTCGTCGGATCCGCTCGCGCACGCCTTCGACGTCGCCGGGTTGCAGCGGTTCGAGTGGATCATCTCGGCCGGGGCCGTCGTCTCGATGTCGGCCGTGCTGCTCGTGTTCCAGTACGGCCAGCCGCGCATCTTCTACGCCATGGCGCGCGACGGCCTGCTCCCCGAGGGCGCCGCCAAGATCCACAAGAAGTACCGGACGCCGCACGTGACGACGATCATCACCGGCGTGCTCGTGGCGCTCGCGGCACTCGTCGCCGACGACGTCGCAACGTACGACCTGACGAACATCGGCACACTCTTCGCGTTCGTGCTCGTCTGCGGCGGTGTGCTCATGCTGCGGATCAAGGACCCGAATCGGCCGCGTCCCTTCCGCGTGCCGTTCGTCTGGATCGTCGCTCCTGCGGGGTTGCTCGCCTGCATCTTCGTGATGGTCGGCCTGCCGATGAACGCCTGGAAGGGCTTCGGCGTCTGGCTCGTGGTCGGCCTGGTGCTGTACGCCGTCTATGGCTGGAAGAACTCGCGCCTGCGCCGCGGGCTCCCGCCGCACGACTTCGGCGCGGAGTGAGGCTGCGGCCCTGGTCGAGACCAGGGCCGCGATGGCTCAGGCGTTGACCAGTGCCCGCCGGGCCAGCTTCACCGCACCGCGCGCGGCGACGACCTCCTCGCCGTGCAGGTGCGACCCCGGCACCGCCGTCTTCAGGCGGTGCTCGACGAGGCGACGGAGGAACGACCCGCGCCTGAGCATCCCGCCTGCGAGCGCCACCGGGACCGCCGCGCGCTCATCGACGAAGAGCTGACGCGCCAGCGTGCGCACGTGGAGCACGAGCTCCTCGGCCGCGATCGTGCAGATGGAGTTCGCGCGCAGGTCACGCTCGGCGGCGAGCGCGACCACCGGGACCGCGAGGGCGGCCAGATCCTTCGGCGTTGCGGCCGCGGCCCATGCGATGAGGTCATCGACCTCGTCGAGTTGCAGCGCGGTCAGCACCGCGCCGACGAGGCGCGTCTCTGGCTCGCGCCCATCGTGCGACGCGGTGAGGACGCTGAGCGCGCGGCGGCCGATCCAGGCGCCGCTCCCTTCGTCGCCGCAGGTCGGGCCCCAGCCGCCGGCCCGCAGCAGCGTCCCGGTGGGACCACGGCCGTACGCCACCGATCCCGTACCCGAGATGAGCAGGATGCCGGCCCCTTCGCCGAACGCGTCCTCCAGGGCGATCTCGCCGTCGGTGGTGACCACCACCTCATCGGCGATGCCTTCGCCCTCGAGCGCGCGGAGCAGGTTCTTCCGCTCCTTCTCTCGCCCGGCGCCGGCGACGCCCACCACCAGCACGCGGGGCCGCTCCTCGCGCTCGGCGGTGGCCAGCGTGTCACGGACCAGCGCGCCGATGACCTCGGCGGAATGCAGCGCTTCACCCGGGCGGATGGCGCTCCCGGCCCCCGTGAGGGTCGCGAGTTCCTTGCCGCGGCCGTCGGCCACGATCACCTGGGTCTTGCTGCCACCACCATCCACACCGACGACGAGATGCGACATGAGCTCACGGGAGGGGGTCAATCGACGACGTACGCTTCGATGGCATTGTACTCGGCCAGCCCGAGCCGGTCCAGCAGGTCGGCGGTGCCCGTGTTCCGCTGCTCCACACGCTGCCAGAACTCGCGCTCGTCCTGGCCGGGGAAGGGGGCGGAGTCCTTCTGCGACTGGTGCTTGAAGATCGCCTGGATCTTGAGGCGCAGCTCCTCCCGCGAGAGCGGGACGAGCCAGGTCGCCTCGGAGACGGGCCATTCCTGCCAGGCCCCGCGATAGAGCCATACCTCGGGGGTCCAGGCGCCGCCGGTCCGCTCGATGTACTCGGGCGGCGGCTCCTGCGCCCCATGCGTGCGGACGGGGTGGAGCTGGGCGACCGCCGCGTCGATCGCGTCCTTGCAGACGCGATGCGTGCCGTGCGGGTCGCTCAGGTCGCCGGCGACGAAGATGTAGTGCGGACGCTTCTCCTCGAGGAGCGCCTTCACGATCGCCACATCCTCGGGACCCACCGGCTTCTTCTCGATGGTCCCGGTGCGGTAGAAGGGGAGGTCGAGGAATCGGCCGTGCGAGCCGTCGAGGCCGAGCGTCTCGATGCCGGAGACGGCCTCGGACTCGCGGATGATGCGCTTCAGGTCGGCCACCTCGGGCGGGTCGATCTCGCCCGGCTGCTTCGCGTCCATCGCTTCGAGCACCCGGTCGGTGTAGGCCTGGAGCTTCCCCTCGGCGAAGCCGCGCTCCCGCGCCACCCGCATCACGACGTCGAGGTGTCGGCGCACGTCGTGATCGAACACGGCGATGTTCCCGCTCGTCATGTACGCGACGGTGATCTCGTTGTCGTTCTGGATGAGCTTGCGCAGGATGCCGCCCATCGAGATCACGTCGTCGTCGGGGTGCGGCGAGAAGCAGACGATGCGGGCATGGTGCGGCAGCTTCGCGCGCCCGCGGATCCGCTCGCTGAGCGCACGGAAGACCTTGCCGTTCACGTCGCCGGCCTCACCGTGTCGCGCGACGAGGCCGGAGAGATGATGCTCCTCGTAGTCCGTCTCGGAGAGCTTGAGCACCGCACGGCCGGTCACCCCGGAGAGCCAGATCGCGGCGCGGATCTCGAGGGCATCCGTCCACTGCACCTCGTCCACCAGCCAGGGCGTCGCGACGCGCGTCAGCTCCGCCGCGGCCGCGCCGTCGCAATAGAACGTCGCGTCGGGATGCCGCTGCAGGAACGTCGCCGGCACGCCGTGGTCGACCTCCCCTTCCACCGCCCGTCGGACGATCGCCGACTTGTGCTCGCCGGTGGCGAGGATCGCGATCTCGCGCGCGGCGAGGATCGTCGCGATGCCCATCGTGAGCGCCTCGCGCGGGACGTTCTTCTCGCTGAAGAAACCGCTCGCGGCGTCACGCCGCGTGACGCGGTCCAGATGCACGCGGCGCGTGCGGCTCTCGAGCCCCGAGCCCGGCTCGTTGAAGCCGATGTGTCCCGTCTTGCCGATGCCCAGCAGCTGGAAGTCGATGCCGCCGGCCGCGGCGATCGCCGCCTCGAAGGCCGCGCAGTGCGCGGCGACCGCGTCGCCGGTGAGCGTGCCGTCGAGGATGTGCACCCGTTCCGGCGCGATATCCACCTGCGAGAAGAGGTGCGTCCACATGAAGCGGTGGTACGAATGCGGGCTCTCCGGGTGCATCGGCAGGTACTCATCGAGATTGAACGTCTCGACCTGCACGAAGCTGAGCCCCTCTTCGCGGTGCATCCGCACGAGTTCCCGATACACACCGATGGGCGTGGAGCCCGTGGCGAGGCCGAGTACCGCACGCCGACCCCCGGCGTTGGCGCGGCGGATGGCCGCGGCGATGCGTTCGGCCACGGCGCGGGCGAGCGCCGGCGGCGTGTCGAAGATGCGGGTGCGGATGCGTTCCCGCGCCTCGGCGATCGGAATGGCGCGAGGCTCGCGGTCCTCATGGGAGCCGCGAGCCTCGGAGTGGTGGTGCCCGGTCATGTCAGTACCGGCGCCATCAGGCGCATCGCAGGGTCAGGCCGAGAAGCTGCTGCCGCAGCCGCAGCCGCCGGTCGCGTTCGGGTTCTTGAAGGTGAAGCCGGAGCCCTGCATCGAAGTCACGTAGTCGATGATGACGCCATTCAGGTACTGCATCGAGAACGGGTCGACGAAGACGTTGAACCCACCCTGCGGCAGGATCGTGTCGTCCTCGGCGGGCTTGTCCTCGATGAGCAGGCTGTACTTGAAGCCCGAGCAACCGCCGGGCTGCACGCTCACGCGGAGCCCGCCGACCTCTGGGGCGACGTTCTCCGCCGTCATGAACTTCTGGACTTCGGTCGTGGCGGCCGACGTGATGGTGACCGCGACCTCGGGCGTATTCATCGTGCTCATGGGTCCCTCCGAAGTGGGATCTGGGCCGCGGGTGCGGCGTGTCCGTACTAATCCTGAATATAGGCTTCGGGGTTCCGCCGACAAGTCGGTACCGTCAGTCAGTCCGGCCTGACAGTCCGAACCGTATCCGGAGTCGACGGCGCCACGGCAGCTCGAACGCCCGGTGGATCCCCACCGCCAGAAGCACCGCGACGGCCAGATAGGCGGCGAAGAGCGGCCACGAAGCATCATACCCTCTCCCCACCAGCCGGTTCGTCGCGGCGAGCAGGTACCCGTGCAGGGGCGCATGGAACAGATAGAGCGCGTAGCTCGCTTCGCCGAGCAGCACGAGGGTGGCCGAATGCAGGCCAAGCCCCGCATGCTCGCGCAGGCCCCAGCAGGCGCCGACCACGAGCACGAACCCGGGCAACGCGACCGGCAGCAGATGGAGCCCATTCGCCGCGACGAAGCCGCGCGCGCTGACGGCGAGAGCGAGCCAGCCGAGTCCGACGGCGAGCAGGAAGAGCCCCGGTGCCCGCGTGGGGGGGCGCCAATCGCGGAGCACCGCCGCCAGTCCGATCCCGGCCAGGAACTCCGGCCACCGCGCGAGCGGGGAGAGCGAGTAGACGGGTACCGGCCAGCTGCCACCGAACCGCTCGCCATTCGGGAAGATCAGCGCGGAGGCGAGGAGCGATACCACGAGGAGCATCGCACCGCGGCGCATCGCAGCGCGCGCGGGCCCGCGCAGGAGCCACGCCCCGAGCCCGGCGATGACGAGCGGGAACGCGAGATAGAACCACGCCTCGACCGAGAGCGACCAGGCCGGGCAGTTCCACTGGCACGCCGTCTCGGGGCGCCACGCCTGCTGCACCGTGAGCACCGACGAGACGATCGCGGTCACGTGCCCGGCGGCGAGTCCCTGCACGTGCGCATCCCGGGTGAAGAGCGCGGCCGCGAAGAGCAGCGCCAGGAGATACGTCGGCGCGAGGCGGGCGACCCGCTCGAGCAGGAAGGTGCGCGGCGTCCCGCGCAGTGCGCCGTTGGGCGCATAGCGCACCGTCAGCAGGAACCCGGAGAGGACGAAGAAGAGGGAGACGCCGAGCCATCCGCTGCCGCCGAGCGCCGCGGTGAACGAGGTCGCGTCGCCCTGCGGCAGGGCGTGGTGCAGCAGCACCCAGAGCGCGGCGAGGAATCGCAGCGCGGTGAGCGGACGGGCGTGCGCGAGCGCGGCGCCGACGGCGGACGCCCCGTCGCGCCCGTCCGCGCGGACGGGCGCGCTCAGGGCGGTGAGCCGCGCACCGCGCCCGACGGTCCGAGCGGCGCGGTGGTGACGAGATCGCCGACGGCCGTCCGGATGGGGCCGATCCGCGAGTTCTCGCGCGTCGGGTTCACCCGGTTGGTCAGCAGGATGACGAAGCGACCGTTCGGCGGGTCGATCCAGATGGAGGTGCCCGTGAAGCCGGTGTGGCCGTACGCCGGCCGCTTCATGAGGCGCCCGGCGGAGTTGGTGCCATTCGGCGTCTCCCACCCCAGCGCACGATTGGACAGCTGCACGTTCTGTACGCGCGTGAAGTCGCGGACCGTCTCGGCGCGCACGATCCGCGTGCCGTCGAGGGTGCCCTCGTTGAGCAGCGCGCGCGCGAAGCGGGCGAGGTCGTGTGCCGAGCTGAAGAGCCCCGCATGCGCGACCGGGCGCTCGAGGAAGTAGGCGTTCTCGTCGTGCACCTCGCCGCGCAGGTGCCGTCCGCGCCACGGATCACGTTCCGTAGGGGCGATGCGGGCACGCCACTCGGCGGGCGGCAGGTACCGTGTCTCCGTCATGCCGAGCGGCGTGAAGACCCGCTCCGCGAGATAGGCGTCGAGGGCCTGGCCGCTGACCCGTTCGATGATCCACCCGAGCAGGATCGCGCCGATGTCGGAATAGACCATCCGGGCGCCGGGCATGGTGTCGAGCGCCGTGTTCATGAGGATGGCCCGCGCCGAATCGGCGGTGCCGGTCATCTTCCAGAGTTGCTTGAAGGCCGGAAGGCCCGCCGAGTGCGTGAGGAGGTGGCGGACGGTCACACGCTCCTTCCAGCGGCCGGTCCATTCCGGGAGGTAGCGCTGTACCGGCGCATCGAGCACGACCTTCCCCTGCTCGGAGAGCTGCATCATCGCGGTGGTCATGCCGACGACCTTCGTGAGTGACGCGAGGTCCCAGATCGTGTGCAGGTCCGGGGCCGGCGCGTCGGCGGCCCAGTCGATGCGGCCGGCGCTCACCTGGGTGACGATGCCATTGCGGTCGCCGACGATCGCGATCGCGCCGGGGAAGACCGAATCGCGGACGCCGCGCGAGAGGAGGGTGCGCAGCGAATCCTCGAGCGATGCCGGCGCCGCGGGCCGTGTGATCGCGAGGCCGTCGCCCGCGCGGAAGAAGCCGGGCAGCGAGATGGGCGCGTGGCCCTGGAAGGGGATCCGTCCCGCGAGGGCCCGCGCGGCGGCCCGCTCCATGGCGTCGCCGCGCCCGAAGGCCGCGACGTAGCCCGAGACCCACCCGAACTCGCGGATGATGTAGGGATTGGAGAACGCCACGACGGTCACCGGCCGCGTGAGCGCCACCGAGTCGACCCAGCGGGCGACGTGCTCGCCGATCGCGAAGCGTCCCTCGCCCTCGATGGTGCGCACGAAGGTCGCGAGCACGACGCGGTCGGCCGGGCGGAGGAGCGAGTCGAGCCGGGCCCGCGGCGTGGTCGGCGCGATGCGGAGCACGCGCGAGTCGGGGAGCAGTGCGCGCAACTCATTGCCGAAGGTCCGCCCGGCACTCACGTCCGACTCGCTCGCGAAGGTGATGATCGCGGTGCGCGGGCCGGGGACGAGCGGTACCTGGCCCTCGTCATTGCGCAGGAGCGTGACGGCACGGTCGGCGATCGCCTGCGCGGTCTGGCGATGCGCGTCGCTGCCGACGATCACCCGCAAGGAATCGAGGTCGACGAACGGGCGCTGGATCGCGCCGGTGCGGAGCTTCCACTCGAGAAGCCGGCGTACCGACGCCTCGATGCGGGCGGGCGGGATCTCGCCGCGCTCGACCGCGGCGGCCACGGCCGAGATCGCGGCGGGGATGTCACCGGGCATGAGGAGCACGTCAGCGCCCGCGAGCACGGCCTTGACCGAACTCTCCTCGACGCCGTAGCCCGCGCCCACGCCGCGCATGTCCATCGCGTCGGTGAAGGTCATGCCGCGGAATCCGAGGGTGTCGCGCAGCAGGTCCTGCATCACCGCCGGGACGAGCGTGGCGGGCGTGCTGTCATGCGAGACCGCGGGCAGCGCGATGTGGGCGCTCATGACGGCCGCGGCCCCCGCGGCGATGGCCGTTCGGAACGGGAGCAACTCGAGCGTGTCCATGCGCGCGCGGGAGGCGGAGACGACGGGGAGCGCGAGATGCGAATCGGTGTCGGTGTCGCCGTGGCCGGGGAAGTGCTTGATCGTCGCGGCCACGCCCGCCGACTGCACGCCCTCCACGAACGCGGCCCCCATCGCGGCGACGGCCCGTGGCTCCTCGCCGAACGACCGCACGTTGATGACCGGGTTGGACGGGTTGTTGTTCACGTCGACGGCGGGGCCGAACGCGACGTGGAGCCCGATCGCGCGCGCCTCGAGCCCGGTGATGCGACCGGCGGCGCGCGCGAGTTCGACGTCGCCCGTCGCGCCGATCGCCATGTTGTTCGGCAGGACCGTGGCATCGCCGCCGCGGAGGAGGCCCGGCGTGAAGGTCCCGCCCTCGAGCCGGCCCAGGCCGGGTTCGACGTCCGACGCCACGAGCAGCGGGAGCGATGCGCGCGCCTGCATCGCATTCACCTTGGCCGCGACCTCGATGGGCGAGCCGAGCGACATCACGACCCCGCCGACGTGGTCGAGCCGGATGCGGTCGATCGCCCAGGCGAACGAGGAGTCCGTCGTGCTCGTATAATCCCCGAGGACCCAGATCATCACCATCTGTCCGATCCGCTCGTGGAGCGGCATCTTGGCCACCGTCTCGTCGATCCACCGCGAAGCGGCGGCGGGGAGGGGACCGGTGAGGGGGACCGTGACACCGCGCAGGGCCACGGGGCCGGGCGTCGGTGCGAGGGTGCCGGGCGACGCGGGCGCGGCGCACGAGAGCAGGGCGAACGTGCCGGCGATGCCGGCCAGACGGAGGTGCGACGAGTGCGACATCAGGCCCTGAGGGGAAGGGGAGCGTGGATCGGCGCGCTGTGGCTGTTGACGAGCGTGGCGTGCGCCACGCCACCGCGGGCACAGGAGGGGCGACGCGCCCCCGACCGGCCGGCCTTCCGGCCGGGGATGACGGTGCTGCTGGAGGACTCGCTCCAGGTGATCGCCGGTCGCCGGATCGCGCTCATCACGAACCATACGGGGGTCGACGCCAAGGGCCAGTCGCTCGTGGACCTGCTGCAGGCCGATCCGCGCGCCAAGCGCGCGAACGTGAGCCTCGTCCGGCTCTTCTCGCCCGAGCATGGCATCCGCGGCGACCAGGACGTGGAGAACCTCCCGGACATGCGCGACACGAGGTCCGGGCTCATGGTCCACTCGCTGTACCTCAGCGGGACCGTCGGGCCGCCCGACAGCCTCCTGCGCGACCTCGACGGGCTCGTCTTCGACCTGCAGGACATCGGCACGCGCACGTGGACCTACGTGGGAGTGATGGTCTATGCGATGCGGGCTGCCGCGCGGGTCGGCATCCCGTTCGTGGTGCTCGATCGCCCCAATCCGCTTGGCGGCCGCACCGAGGGGCTCCTGCTCGACTCGGCCCTCGCCAACCCCGAGGATCCGACGCCGCAACGGCGCGGTCAGGCCTACGCATTATATCCCGCGCCGCTGCGGCACGGTATGACGATGGGCGAGATGGCGCGGTGGTTCGCGGCCGAGCTGAAGATCCCGGTCCAACTCACCGTGGTCGCGATGGGGGGCTATCGCCGCAGCATGTGGTGGGACGAGACCGGCATGCCGTGGACGACCCCGTCTCCGTCCATGACGTCGCTCACCAGCGCTATCGTGTATCCCGCCCTCGTGCCCTTCGAAGGGTCCAACCTCTCGGTGGGCCGAGGGACCGACCTGCCGTTCCAGCGACTGGGGGCCAGCTGGCTCGATGCACGCAAGGTCGCGGCGATGCTCGAGGAGCGAGGCCTGAGCGGCGTCCGCTTCGTCGCCGAACGGTTCACGCCGGTCCGGCCGGGCGACGCGAAGTTCGCCGGGAAGGAGATCCCCGGGGTGCGCATCGTCGTCGAGGACCGCGACCGGGTCCAGGTCGCCCGCGTCGGAACGGCACTGCTGTGGGCGATGCAGAAGGCCCACCCGGATTCGTTGCGGTTGACGGCGCGCACGGTCGACCTGCGCCTCGGGGCGACCGCGGCGCGTGAGGCGCTGGTGCGTGGCGAGGATCCCGATGAGGTGATCGACCGGGCCCAGCCGTCGATCGTGGCGTTCCAGCGGCGCGTGAAGCCGTACCTGCTCTACTGAGCTGGGGCGGCTTGCTGCGGCTCTGGCATGCGATCCGCGACGGGTACCTGCGGCTCATCGAGCCCTTGATCGCCTGGTGCGTCGCCCGACGGATCAGTCCCAACACCATCACCTCACTCGGCACGGTGAGCGCGGTGGGGGTGGGGGTGCTCTTCGCGGCCGGTTGGATCCGCA contains:
- a CDS encoding biopolymer transporter ExbD produces the protein MGMSVNAGGGVKAEPNVVPMIDVMLVLLIIFMVVTPAVATGFTAEPPSGINLKAHPEADEDQILGIDKFGQYFLNKQPIANETLGDALKNIYTVRTVDQILYLKADKGLEYGKILDAMDIASKNGVRVVAAITDQTPGTESSVAGDEIKQPTKTP
- a CDS encoding iron-sulfur cluster assembly accessory protein encodes the protein MNTPEVAVTITSAATTEVQKFMTAENVAPEVGGLRVSVQPGGCSGFKYSLLIEDKPAEDDTILPQGGFNVFVDPFSMQYLNGVIIDYVTSMQGSGFTFKNPNATGGCGCGSSFSA
- the nagB gene encoding glucosamine-6-phosphate deaminase; amino-acid sequence: MTGHHHSEARGSHEDREPRAIPIAEARERIRTRIFDTPPALARAVAERIAAAIRRANAGGRRAVLGLATGSTPIGVYRELVRMHREEGLSFVQVETFNLDEYLPMHPESPHSYHRFMWTHLFSQVDIAPERVHILDGTLTGDAVAAHCAAFEAAIAAAGGIDFQLLGIGKTGHIGFNEPGSGLESRTRRVHLDRVTRRDAASGFFSEKNVPREALTMGIATILAAREIAILATGEHKSAIVRRAVEGEVDHGVPATFLQRHPDATFYCDGAAAAELTRVATPWLVDEVQWTDALEIRAAIWLSGVTGRAVLKLSETDYEEHHLSGLVARHGEAGDVNGKVFRALSERIRGRAKLPHHARIVCFSPHPDDDVISMGGILRKLIQNDNEITVAYMTSGNIAVFDHDVRRHLDVVMRVARERGFAEGKLQAYTDRVLEAMDAKQPGEIDPPEVADLKRIIRESEAVSGIETLGLDGSHGRFLDLPFYRTGTIEKKPVGPEDVAIVKALLEEKRPHYIFVAGDLSDPHGTHRVCKDAIDAAVAQLHPVRTHGAQEPPPEYIERTGGAWTPEVWLYRGAWQEWPVSEATWLVPLSREELRLKIQAIFKHQSQKDSAPFPGQDEREFWQRVEQRNTGTADLLDRLGLAEYNAIEAYVVD
- a CDS encoding amino acid permease, which codes for MNSLWARKPIADAVPEGHEGKGMQRTLGTKDLIALSIGAVIGAGIFSTLGTAAAGSIGPNGEILRYGAGPALIFSFLLLGAVCTLAALCYAELAAMIPQAGSAYAYSYASFGELVAWIIGWDLILEYAVGNVAVAISWSGYFNSLISPFVELPGWLTHGYWQVAASSNPEIHGLLDTAPRLAGIPILVNVPAFVIVMLITWLLVIGVRESARANAIMVGIKLLVLALFVIVGSQHIDTANYTPFAPNGFRGIHQGAAIVFFAYIGFDAISTAAEEVKDPQRTMPRGLLWGLGICTLIYVIVGAVATGLVPYQQLASSDPLAHAFDVAGLQRFEWIISAGAVVSMSAVLLVFQYGQPRIFYAMARDGLLPEGAAKIHKKYRTPHVTTIITGVLVALAALVADDVATYDLTNIGTLFAFVLVCGGVLMLRIKDPNRPRPFRVPFVWIVAPAGLLACIFVMVGLPMNAWKGFGVWLVVGLVLYAVYGWKNSRLRRGLPPHDFGAE
- a CDS encoding biopolymer transporter ExbD, with translation MSVGNDHGGLNNEPNVVPMIDIMLVLLIIFMIMQPMMRKAIDLQLPDPQPAVVTANNASDQIVLEVLPDGWFAVNRDSVKKEGLGARLKEVYDPRPEKIMFIKGHPSVQYQDVIFAMDVARGSGVKVIGVTPKDTQ
- a CDS encoding acyltransferase, yielding MLLHHALPQGDATSFTAALGGSGWLGVSLFFVLSGFLLTVRYAPNGALRGTPRTFLLERVARLAPTYLLALLFAAALFTRDAHVQGLAAGHVTAIVSSVLTVQQAWRPETACQWNCPAWSLSVEAWFYLAFPLVIAGLGAWLLRGPARAAMRRGAMLLVVSLLASALIFPNGERFGGSWPVPVYSLSPLARWPEFLAGIGLAAVLRDWRPPTRAPGLFLLAVGLGWLALAVSARGFVAANGLHLLPVALPGFVLVVGACWGLREHAGLGLHSATLVLLGEASYALYLFHAPLHGYLLAATNRLVGRGYDASWPLFAAYLAVAVLLAVGIHRAFELPWRRRLRIRFGLSGRTD
- a CDS encoding MotA/TolQ/ExbB proton channel family protein; translation: MNMDIGHIFAQSPAFAKGIWFTLAVMSLWSLTVAFGKWWNLRKAQKETLKFAPEFSQFLEEDNLSEAINLAQSYKKSHVARVLGGALDEVKPLILDGSVTVSDINSAERAVERNMLVEIVSLKRGLAVLATVGSTSPFVGLLGTVFGIINAFAAMGTSGSTGIAAITIGIAEALIATGFGLLVAIPAVWFYNYFQTKIDNLTSEMTYVSKEMIDYLIKGVSGEFGRSRFTREFSTKAGGNAPISQ